One part of the Microbacterium aurugineum genome encodes these proteins:
- a CDS encoding GNAT family N-acetyltransferase, with protein sequence MTITVERGDTLGEAYRRRITEVLVQGFAEDFEFFSKDPRVLADAFAHMILLDRFFVALVDGEPAAIASVTEGQQECFDPDRREIQRTLGGLRGLVCSFIVRSQFLGAYEGSRPGLAEIGFVTTAPQHQGKGVATALMSHLLQLPYDEFVLRDIKDTNAPALGLYRKFGFTESSSRRVRFAGRAGFSAYVSMSLKAVAS encoded by the coding sequence ATGACGATCACAGTCGAACGCGGTGACACGCTGGGGGAGGCGTATCGCCGGCGCATCACCGAGGTCCTCGTTCAGGGGTTCGCCGAGGACTTCGAGTTCTTCTCGAAGGATCCACGGGTCCTCGCGGATGCGTTCGCGCATATGATCCTCCTCGACCGCTTCTTCGTGGCGCTGGTCGACGGAGAGCCCGCCGCGATCGCCTCGGTCACCGAGGGGCAGCAGGAGTGCTTCGACCCTGACCGTCGAGAGATCCAGCGCACGCTCGGTGGACTGCGCGGCCTTGTGTGCTCCTTCATCGTCCGGAGCCAGTTCCTCGGCGCGTACGAGGGTTCACGCCCCGGCCTGGCGGAGATCGGCTTCGTGACCACCGCGCCGCAGCACCAGGGCAAGGGAGTCGCCACGGCCCTGATGAGTCACCTGTTGCAGTTGCCCTACGACGAGTTCGTGCTCCGCGACATCAAAGACACGAATGCGCCCGCGCTCGGGCTCTATCGAAAGTTCGGCTTCACGGAGTCGAGCAGCCGCCGAGTGCGGTTCGCCGGACGTGCCGGGTTCTCCGCCTATGTGTCGATGAGTCTGAAGGCCGTGGCTTCGTAG
- a CDS encoding MarR family winged helix-turn-helix transcriptional regulator: protein MNEILDLKHELLRSRAASGPGAELILGLLTTARKIDAACAEILARYGLSEGRLAVLLAVSDTPGIAPGQVAEQLGVTRATVTGLTDALEKSALLERSAVSGDRRSLSLRTTSAGEALVAELSPIYRDWLTVIAVDVSADQERATSAALAAIQRRLDETP, encoded by the coding sequence ATGAATGAGATTCTCGATCTGAAACACGAGCTTCTGCGATCACGGGCGGCCAGCGGGCCTGGCGCGGAGCTCATCTTGGGGCTGTTGACCACCGCACGCAAGATCGACGCCGCCTGTGCGGAGATCCTTGCCCGGTACGGGCTGTCGGAGGGGCGTCTCGCGGTGCTCCTGGCAGTGAGCGATACTCCCGGCATCGCGCCCGGGCAGGTGGCGGAACAACTGGGGGTGACCAGGGCCACCGTCACCGGCCTCACCGATGCCCTGGAGAAATCCGCCCTGCTGGAACGGTCGGCCGTGAGCGGGGACCGCCGCTCACTCAGCCTCCGGACTACCTCGGCCGGCGAAGCGCTCGTGGCCGAACTCAGCCCGATCTACCGTGACTGGCTGACGGTCATCGCGGTGGATGTCTCTGCGGATCAGGAGCGTGCGACGTCGGCTGCTCTCGCCGCGATCCAGCGGCGCCTGGACGAAACCCCGTGA
- a CDS encoding winged helix-turn-helix transcriptional regulator yields the protein MDTHRSGCPINLSLEVFGDKWSLLVLRDVMFGNRRHYGELLANSEERIASNILANRLARLVDLGMLSRAADPSHKQKVLYSLTEPSIQLVPVFAHLGAWGRRHLPASPELAIRAELLENGGPALWDTFMDELRELHLGLPCADGAAGVLDDLTAAYLAERERSATA from the coding sequence GTGGACACGCACCGATCCGGATGCCCGATCAACCTCTCGCTCGAGGTCTTCGGCGACAAGTGGTCGCTTCTCGTGCTGCGCGACGTCATGTTCGGCAACCGCCGCCACTACGGCGAACTGCTGGCGAACTCGGAAGAGCGCATCGCCAGTAACATCCTCGCGAACCGGCTCGCTCGACTCGTCGACCTGGGGATGCTCTCGCGTGCCGCGGATCCGTCCCACAAACAGAAGGTCCTCTACAGCCTGACCGAACCGTCGATCCAGCTCGTGCCGGTGTTCGCCCACCTCGGTGCGTGGGGTCGACGACACCTTCCTGCCTCTCCCGAGCTCGCCATCCGAGCAGAACTGCTCGAGAACGGGGGTCCCGCGCTCTGGGACACGTTCATGGATGAGCTCCGTGAACTGCACCTGGGGCTCCCGTGCGCCGACGGTGCCGCTGGCGTGCTCGACGATCTCACCGCGGCGTATCTCGCGGAGCGCGAGCGATCGGCTACGGCCTAG
- a CDS encoding helix-turn-helix transcriptional regulator gives MSGTSSRMLALLSLLQSRRDWPGHVLAERLEVTTRTVRRDVDRLRDLGYSIAAIKGPDGGYRLAAGAELPPLLFDDEQAVAIAVALQSSPSTGVDLDEAAARALATVRQVMPSRLRHRIDGIRFTDTAAESRVDPQVLEAVSAAVQEQRTLRFDYGESTDRPPRRVEPHSVLARNGRWYLIAWDLDVSDWRIFRLDRMVPKFAGGTPFAPRALPTGDALTFLAARSKGSVSEDVWPCQGEFLLHLPAADAAPWLGDAEMEQVSSSECRIRVGSWSWAGLLSWILRFDAPFTILGPEEFLDAADGLAARITGSIPSVRR, from the coding sequence ATGTCGGGAACGTCTTCACGCATGCTCGCGCTGCTCTCGTTGCTGCAGTCGCGCCGGGACTGGCCGGGACACGTGCTCGCGGAGCGGCTGGAGGTGACGACGCGCACCGTCCGCCGAGACGTCGACCGGCTACGGGACCTCGGATATTCGATCGCCGCGATCAAGGGGCCTGACGGTGGCTACCGGCTCGCGGCCGGAGCAGAACTTCCACCGCTGCTGTTCGACGATGAGCAAGCGGTGGCGATCGCCGTGGCTCTGCAGAGTTCCCCGTCCACCGGAGTCGATCTCGACGAGGCCGCGGCGCGCGCACTGGCGACCGTGCGACAGGTGATGCCGTCGAGGTTGCGCCACCGGATCGACGGCATCCGCTTCACCGACACCGCAGCCGAGTCGCGGGTCGACCCGCAGGTGCTCGAAGCGGTCAGCGCTGCTGTCCAGGAGCAGAGGACTCTCCGCTTCGACTACGGTGAGTCGACCGATCGCCCGCCTCGTCGCGTGGAGCCTCACTCGGTCCTGGCGCGGAACGGTCGATGGTATCTCATCGCCTGGGACCTCGATGTGTCCGACTGGCGCATCTTCCGGCTCGACAGGATGGTCCCGAAGTTCGCCGGAGGCACACCCTTCGCACCGCGCGCTCTGCCGACCGGAGACGCTCTCACCTTCCTCGCAGCGCGCTCCAAAGGCTCGGTCAGCGAGGACGTCTGGCCCTGCCAGGGAGAGTTCCTCCTGCACCTCCCCGCCGCCGACGCCGCGCCCTGGCTCGGCGACGCCGAGATGGAACAGGTCTCCTCCTCCGAGTGCCGCATCCGGGTCGGATCCTGGTCCTGGGCAGGACTGCTGTCGTGGATCCTGCGATTCGACGCCCCTTTCACCATCCTCGGACCCGAAGAGTTCCTCGATGCCGCCGACGGACTCGCTGCCCGCATCACCGGCTCGATACCGTCAGTGCGGCGCTGA
- a CDS encoding serine protease: protein MHDWEMALPSFMSVHIKSERTMPGPPERDVCIIAGTGFIVEHCDEMFLVTNGHIVTGCHRWTDKYLGVPALPRRLKIKVPFSAENAAGEGVALLGVRELVIDLFDTADNAKWLVHPQLGRRADVVAIALEDAARSSIPDLPTALLPYSLPQDDAEMELDTAQDLSVVGFPFGLRGGADSAIWVRGTIASEPAFGFEGEPCFLIDARTRAGQSGSPVIRSDTRPESDGQGWSLVGVYSGRTDEASDLGRVWSLSVLRALLDARQRDVLTFL from the coding sequence ATGCATGATTGGGAAATGGCCCTCCCTTCGTTCATGTCGGTACACATTAAAAGTGAACGAACGATGCCGGGGCCCCCGGAGCGTGACGTCTGCATCATCGCGGGCACGGGCTTCATCGTTGAGCACTGCGACGAGATGTTCCTCGTCACCAACGGACACATCGTCACCGGATGCCACCGGTGGACGGACAAATACCTCGGAGTCCCCGCTCTGCCCCGCCGGCTGAAGATCAAGGTGCCGTTCTCGGCAGAGAACGCAGCCGGAGAGGGCGTCGCCCTCCTCGGGGTGCGTGAGCTTGTCATCGACCTTTTTGATACCGCTGATAACGCCAAGTGGCTCGTACATCCACAACTGGGTAGGCGCGCAGATGTGGTCGCTATCGCTCTCGAGGATGCTGCTCGCTCGTCGATACCCGACTTACCCACCGCGCTCCTTCCGTACTCGCTCCCGCAAGACGACGCGGAGATGGAGCTCGATACGGCACAGGACCTCAGCGTGGTGGGATTTCCGTTCGGGCTTCGGGGCGGCGCTGACTCTGCAATCTGGGTACGAGGAACCATCGCTTCTGAACCCGCTTTCGGGTTCGAAGGCGAGCCATGCTTTCTCATCGACGCCCGAACTCGAGCAGGTCAGTCCGGTTCCCCGGTGATCCGATCCGATACTCGACCAGAGTCGGATGGCCAAGGATGGAGTCTCGTTGGCGTCTATTCCGGTAGGACAGATGAAGCCTCCGATCTCGGGAGGGTCTGGTCGCTTTCGGTCTTACGAGCGCTCCTTGATGCGCGCCAACGCGATGTCTTGACCTTTTTGTGA
- a CDS encoding TetR/AcrR family transcriptional regulator, with the protein MVRSPEQNAALRVATRERIETAAVRVFARRGFAASSIKDIADEAGLSAGSIYRHYASKEALFDALLEQASSGLVAASAMLAADADPVVLVREFTRVFVTDLMNGNGEAEFFLVINQGFISDTPAGTAERLARTQRPLWDAFEAVVRRGQAAGQFDDGDPAQLTAYYFAMLSGVAGMRTVLPTAMTEAGIDLVLRLLMRKDAS; encoded by the coding sequence ATGGTGAGATCACCGGAACAGAACGCCGCGCTGCGCGTGGCCACGCGCGAGCGGATCGAGACCGCCGCCGTGCGCGTCTTCGCGAGGCGCGGGTTCGCCGCATCGAGCATCAAAGACATCGCCGACGAGGCCGGCCTCAGCGCCGGCTCGATCTATCGCCACTACGCCAGCAAAGAGGCGCTGTTCGACGCCTTGCTCGAGCAGGCGTCATCCGGTCTGGTCGCAGCGTCCGCGATGCTCGCCGCCGATGCCGACCCCGTCGTCCTGGTACGTGAGTTCACCCGCGTGTTCGTGACCGATCTGATGAACGGGAACGGCGAGGCCGAGTTCTTCCTGGTCATCAACCAGGGATTCATCTCCGACACCCCGGCCGGTACTGCGGAACGACTGGCACGCACCCAGCGGCCGCTCTGGGATGCCTTCGAAGCCGTCGTACGTCGGGGGCAGGCGGCTGGACAGTTCGATGACGGCGATCCGGCGCAGCTGACCGCCTACTACTTCGCGATGCTCTCGGGCGTCGCCGGCATGCGAACGGTTCTCCCGACTGCGATGACCGAGGCGGGCATCGACCTGGTGCTCCGCCTGTTGATGAGAAAGGACGCTTCATGA
- a CDS encoding ATP-dependent helicase, whose translation MTWEAQNSEQAKVVATEKELTVVLGGAGVGKTTSALAAAAAHLERVRDSKSHEKVLFLSFSRASVARISSRASAVVGRHAGRIDVMTFHSLAFSVVRRFGSLVGHGDAVLVSPAREKLGLAPSEIGYARLIPLALEIARASPAVAGHLRSQWGLVIVDEFQDTDDAQQEFLGLITPTNRVILLGDPNQCIYTFRAAEGVRVDRIDDACVAAGKENTVILPETSFRDPSGVIPAVAHAVRKRAFGAPALASALEGGRLVVRSGISLIDEASTVAQLVTELSAEGLGVAVFTHHNDMLASLSDALEAEGIEHEIAGLSDALAAALDAQATMMRFRFGDATWDSVIESIAVFLTSAQRGPQVPALAVHVLNGTGPQTLRQRLDALRDRLLEAPSVHVVVHEARVAHHALGLPQKSGAWEQAGVLLAVMNARAARTGRDLSDTQIVASICVEAREASYAALTDSALDPREVQLMNLYQTKGREADATIVVLREGDFMGKETEPFPNTSRLLYVVFSRARERIIVLLVGSRWHAAVAPLARLAV comes from the coding sequence ATGACCTGGGAAGCACAGAACTCCGAGCAGGCGAAGGTCGTCGCGACGGAGAAGGAGTTGACGGTCGTGCTCGGCGGCGCCGGGGTCGGCAAGACCACGAGCGCACTGGCAGCTGCTGCTGCACATCTTGAGCGCGTTCGGGACTCTAAGTCCCACGAGAAGGTGCTGTTCCTTTCGTTCTCGCGGGCCTCCGTGGCACGGATCTCTTCGCGAGCGAGCGCGGTGGTGGGGAGGCATGCGGGCCGTATCGATGTGATGACGTTCCACTCGCTCGCCTTCTCAGTAGTACGACGATTCGGGAGCCTGGTTGGGCACGGCGACGCTGTGCTGGTGAGCCCGGCGCGAGAGAAGCTCGGACTCGCGCCGAGTGAGATCGGATACGCGCGGTTGATCCCACTAGCGCTGGAGATCGCGCGAGCATCGCCAGCGGTCGCGGGGCATCTTCGGTCGCAGTGGGGTCTTGTAATCGTGGATGAGTTCCAAGACACCGACGATGCGCAACAGGAGTTTCTCGGGCTGATCACCCCGACCAATCGCGTGATCCTACTCGGAGACCCGAATCAATGCATCTACACGTTCCGTGCTGCTGAGGGGGTCCGTGTTGACAGGATCGATGACGCGTGTGTTGCTGCAGGAAAGGAGAACACGGTCATACTTCCCGAAACGTCCTTTCGGGATCCGTCGGGGGTCATTCCGGCGGTGGCGCATGCCGTTCGAAAACGTGCCTTTGGGGCACCGGCACTCGCTTCCGCCCTCGAAGGCGGTCGCCTAGTTGTGCGCTCCGGCATCAGCCTTATCGATGAAGCGTCCACTGTGGCGCAACTCGTGACTGAGCTGAGCGCGGAGGGGCTCGGTGTTGCTGTATTCACCCATCACAACGACATGCTCGCTTCTCTGTCGGACGCGCTCGAGGCGGAGGGGATTGAGCACGAGATTGCTGGATTGAGCGATGCACTGGCGGCGGCCCTGGACGCGCAAGCGACAATGATGCGGTTCCGGTTTGGCGATGCGACCTGGGACAGTGTCATCGAGTCTATTGCGGTGTTTCTGACCAGCGCGCAGCGTGGACCGCAAGTGCCAGCGCTTGCGGTACATGTGTTGAATGGCACCGGTCCGCAGACGCTCCGTCAGCGCCTGGACGCGTTGCGCGACCGGCTCCTCGAAGCTCCCTCCGTTCACGTCGTAGTGCACGAGGCGCGCGTAGCGCACCATGCCCTGGGGCTCCCTCAAAAGTCTGGTGCTTGGGAGCAAGCAGGAGTGCTCCTCGCTGTAATGAATGCTCGGGCAGCGCGAACCGGTCGAGATCTGAGCGACACACAGATTGTTGCCTCGATTTGCGTCGAGGCGCGGGAGGCAAGCTACGCGGCACTCACCGACTCAGCGCTGGACCCGCGGGAAGTGCAGCTGATGAATCTGTACCAGACGAAGGGACGAGAGGCGGATGCGACCATCGTGGTGCTTCGTGAGGGCGATTTCATGGGCAAGGAAACAGAGCCATTCCCGAACACTAGCCGACTGCTCTACGTCGTCTTCTCTCGAGCCCGCGAGCGGATCATCGTGTTGCTCGTCGGAAGCAGATGGCATGCCGCCGTCGCACCGCTAGCGCGGCTAGCGGTATAG
- a CDS encoding phosphoketolase family protein — MREQQIRQLDAWWRAANYLSVGQIYLRDNPLLRRELAVDDVKPRLLGHFGTVPGLNLIYAHANRLIRERDLSALYIAGPGHGGPGMVANAWLDGTYTERYPAVTRDLTGMTRLFRQFSAPGGIPSHAAPETPGSIHEGGELGYSLSHAYGAAFDNPDLTVFCVVGDGEAETGPLATGWHGNKFLNPVSDGAVLPILHLNGWKIANPALLARIPEEELVNLMRGYGHDPIIVSFEATDAAEDVHRRFGDALETALDRIAAIQRTARDGAAADRPVWPMLVLRSPKGWTGPVEVDGLPVEGTWRAHQVPLPSARDSEEHLRQLEDWLRSYRPDELFDDSGAPLPDTVALAPGGDHRMSATPHANGGLLRQDLDLPDFHGFAVEVESPGAADAQATAVLGRYLAEVIRRNPRTFRLFGPDETASNRLAPAVYEATDKQWNAQILDLDEHLARAGRVMEVLSEHQCQGWLEGYLLTGRHGLFNSYEAFIHIVDSMFNQHAKWLEASAQVPWRASIASLNYLLSSHVWRQDHNGFTHQDPGFLDLVVNKSSDIVRVYLPFDANTLLSTYDHCLRSVDYVNVVVAGKQDSPQWMTMDEAILHCSRGLGTLPWAGTESDGEEPDVVLAAAGDVPTEEMLAATAILRERAPEIATRVINVVDLMRLQSEDAHPHGLSDADFDGLFTTDRPIIFAFHGYPWLIHRLTYKRNNHANLHVRGYKEKGTTTTPFDMVLLNDLDRFQLVIDVLDRVPGAGERHATLRQELHDWRIEARAYTREHGEDEPAIADWRWPE; from the coding sequence ATGCGAGAACAACAGATCCGGCAGCTCGACGCGTGGTGGCGCGCCGCCAACTATCTCAGCGTGGGACAGATCTATCTTCGTGACAATCCGCTGCTCCGCCGCGAGCTTGCGGTCGACGATGTCAAGCCGCGCCTGCTCGGCCATTTCGGGACCGTTCCCGGGCTCAATCTGATCTATGCCCACGCGAATCGGCTGATCCGCGAACGCGATCTCTCCGCCCTGTACATCGCAGGACCGGGCCACGGAGGCCCGGGGATGGTCGCCAACGCCTGGCTCGACGGGACCTACACCGAGCGCTATCCCGCCGTGACCCGTGACCTGACCGGGATGACCCGACTCTTCCGCCAGTTCTCCGCGCCCGGAGGCATCCCGAGCCACGCGGCACCCGAGACGCCCGGGTCGATCCATGAGGGCGGCGAGCTCGGCTACTCGCTCAGCCACGCGTACGGCGCCGCCTTCGACAACCCCGACCTGACGGTCTTCTGCGTCGTCGGCGACGGTGAAGCCGAGACGGGTCCGCTCGCCACCGGGTGGCACGGGAACAAATTCCTCAACCCGGTTTCGGACGGTGCAGTGCTACCGATCCTGCACCTGAACGGCTGGAAGATCGCCAATCCCGCGCTGCTGGCGCGCATCCCCGAAGAGGAACTCGTCAATCTGATGCGCGGATACGGCCATGACCCGATCATCGTGTCCTTCGAGGCGACGGATGCGGCGGAGGATGTGCACCGTCGGTTCGGTGACGCACTCGAGACCGCGTTGGATCGCATCGCCGCGATTCAACGGACAGCTCGCGACGGGGCTGCGGCCGACCGCCCCGTCTGGCCGATGCTCGTCCTGCGGTCCCCCAAGGGGTGGACCGGTCCGGTGGAGGTCGACGGGCTGCCCGTCGAGGGCACGTGGCGTGCGCACCAGGTTCCGCTACCCTCCGCGCGGGACAGCGAGGAGCACCTGCGGCAACTCGAGGATTGGCTGCGGTCGTATCGGCCCGACGAGCTGTTCGACGACTCGGGTGCACCGCTGCCCGACACCGTCGCTCTCGCCCCGGGCGGTGATCACCGCATGTCAGCGACGCCTCATGCGAACGGTGGTCTGCTGCGGCAGGACCTCGACCTCCCGGACTTCCACGGGTTCGCGGTCGAGGTCGAGTCGCCCGGCGCAGCGGACGCGCAGGCCACCGCGGTTCTCGGCCGCTACCTGGCCGAGGTGATCCGGCGCAACCCGCGCACGTTCCGGCTGTTCGGTCCGGACGAGACCGCGTCCAATCGGCTGGCACCCGCGGTCTACGAAGCGACCGACAAGCAGTGGAACGCGCAGATCCTCGACCTCGACGAGCACCTTGCGCGTGCGGGCCGGGTGATGGAGGTGCTCAGCGAGCATCAGTGCCAGGGCTGGCTGGAGGGCTACCTGCTCACGGGAAGGCATGGCCTGTTCAACAGCTATGAGGCGTTCATCCACATCGTCGACTCGATGTTCAATCAACACGCGAAGTGGCTCGAGGCGTCGGCGCAGGTGCCGTGGCGCGCGTCGATCGCCTCGCTCAACTATCTGTTGTCGAGCCACGTGTGGCGACAGGATCACAATGGCTTCACGCACCAGGACCCCGGATTCCTGGACCTCGTCGTCAACAAGAGCTCCGACATCGTCCGGGTATACCTTCCCTTCGACGCGAACACGCTGTTGAGCACTTACGACCACTGCCTGCGCAGCGTCGACTACGTCAATGTCGTCGTGGCAGGCAAGCAGGACAGCCCGCAGTGGATGACGATGGACGAAGCGATCCTGCACTGTTCCCGCGGACTCGGCACGCTCCCGTGGGCAGGCACCGAATCGGACGGTGAGGAGCCCGACGTCGTCCTCGCGGCGGCGGGGGACGTGCCGACCGAGGAGATGCTCGCCGCCACGGCGATCCTGCGCGAGCGGGCGCCCGAGATCGCGACCCGCGTCATCAACGTCGTCGATCTGATGCGGCTGCAGTCCGAGGACGCTCACCCGCACGGGCTCTCGGATGCCGACTTCGACGGGCTGTTCACGACTGACCGGCCGATCATCTTCGCCTTCCACGGCTATCCGTGGCTCATCCACAGGCTGACCTACAAGCGGAACAACCATGCGAACCTTCACGTGCGTGGCTACAAGGAGAAAGGCACCACGACGACACCCTTCGACATGGTGCTGCTCAACGATCTCGATCGCTTCCAGCTGGTGATCGACGTACTCGACCGGGTGCCGGGCGCGGGCGAGCGCCACGCGACACTCCGCCAGGAGCTGCACGACTGGCGGATCGAGGCGCGCGCCTACACCCGCGAACACGGCGAGGACGAGCCGGCGATCGCCGACTGGCGCTGGCCGGAATAG
- a CDS encoding VOC family protein, protein MSITTTTHLNFPGTARQALDFYQSVFGGTVVAATYGDLGMPADAPGADKIVFGQVENDYGFRVMAYDIPGQDATDTSRTAGSTRRENGVTVTDRTFFQSVRGETLDEVTGIWNALAAGADVVEPLAASPWSPGFGMLTDRFGVTWVIDVQPARGA, encoded by the coding sequence ATGAGCATCACCACGACCACCCACCTCAACTTCCCCGGTACGGCGCGTCAGGCGCTCGACTTCTATCAGTCCGTGTTCGGGGGCACCGTCGTCGCGGCGACCTACGGTGACCTCGGCATGCCGGCCGATGCCCCCGGTGCGGACAAGATCGTCTTCGGCCAGGTCGAGAACGACTACGGGTTCCGCGTCATGGCCTACGACATCCCTGGGCAGGACGCCACTGACACGTCGCGCACCGCCGGGAGCACACGCCGTGAGAACGGCGTCACGGTGACCGATCGCACGTTCTTCCAGTCTGTGCGCGGCGAGACGCTCGATGAGGTCACCGGGATCTGGAACGCGCTCGCAGCCGGCGCGGACGTCGTCGAGCCCCTCGCCGCGTCGCCGTGGAGCCCGGGCTTCGGAATGCTCACCGACCGGTTCGGCGTGACCTGGGTGATCGACGTGCAGCCCGCACGCGGCGCCTGA
- a CDS encoding DUF5677 domain-containing protein: protein MHTEFDPSMLPELHVVNFDELKQTNDEDPFVREGFELLKEASVLLIAVAGIRAKGQTGGLQRNHAIVVGHYARMAKLMTSLIRQIADGHGGDQQIAVSREFMDSVSTVMYLLADPGDGSRYTSYVMDSLVAEREFLKDVREQVTQRGDVMLPIEERINRSIAETLAAAGVREEDIPSRRSNGWPNAQVRLELLGPTAYAAYRTGSGAVHGSFADIYKNHLDEVAGGFEIETRPQRFRPQPLLSMALLSLITLGDYSRVFLGAPLPEGFEERGRALVALLRDVDDEHERYLTERRGRRDPDGGAAS from the coding sequence GTGCACACCGAATTTGACCCGTCGATGCTTCCGGAACTTCATGTCGTCAACTTCGATGAGCTCAAACAGACAAATGATGAGGATCCTTTCGTGCGCGAGGGCTTCGAGCTGCTGAAGGAAGCGTCGGTGCTGCTGATCGCGGTGGCTGGGATCCGCGCGAAAGGTCAAACCGGTGGATTGCAGCGCAACCACGCCATCGTCGTTGGTCACTACGCGCGCATGGCAAAGCTCATGACGAGTCTGATTCGGCAGATTGCCGATGGACACGGCGGCGATCAGCAGATCGCTGTGAGTCGTGAGTTCATGGACTCGGTATCTACAGTGATGTATCTTCTCGCCGATCCGGGCGACGGGAGTCGATACACGTCCTACGTCATGGACAGCCTCGTCGCGGAGCGTGAGTTTCTGAAGGACGTCCGCGAGCAAGTCACGCAGCGCGGTGATGTCATGCTCCCCATCGAGGAGCGGATCAATCGCTCAATCGCGGAAACTCTTGCAGCGGCCGGGGTGCGCGAAGAGGACATCCCGTCTCGGCGGAGCAACGGGTGGCCAAACGCCCAGGTGCGCCTCGAGTTGCTCGGTCCCACTGCCTACGCCGCGTATCGAACCGGATCCGGCGCGGTGCATGGCAGCTTCGCGGACATCTACAAAAACCATCTCGATGAGGTAGCTGGTGGTTTCGAGATCGAGACGCGACCGCAGCGCTTTCGTCCGCAGCCCCTTCTGTCTATGGCGCTCCTGTCGCTGATCACGCTGGGTGACTACAGCCGCGTGTTCCTGGGCGCGCCCTTACCGGAGGGCTTCGAGGAGCGTGGTCGCGCGCTCGTGGCGCTTCTGCGTGACGTCGACGACGAGCACGAGCGGTATCTGACTGAGCGCCGCGGTCGTCGCGATCCAGATGGAGGAGCTGCATCATGA
- a CDS encoding dihydrofolate reductase family protein, producing the protein MGKVAWGFTSSIDGFIAGPGHDMSWMSAAEPAPEGMTAGMAGDVGVIISGRAGYDAAKAQRDERDEMTAEAYGGAWSGTEFVLTHRPDEIADDPTIIPLNVDIVEAVRRAKVIADGKDVQIISADIARQALEHDLIDELQVFVAPVFLGDGIRIFDIPGGRRYDWELVETYKGAERSFGRRYRPRRD; encoded by the coding sequence ATGGGCAAAGTCGCGTGGGGGTTCACCAGCTCGATCGACGGCTTCATCGCCGGTCCGGGGCACGACATGAGCTGGATGTCAGCCGCAGAGCCGGCCCCCGAGGGGATGACAGCGGGCATGGCCGGCGACGTCGGAGTGATCATCTCGGGGAGAGCCGGCTATGACGCCGCAAAGGCTCAGCGCGACGAGCGCGACGAGATGACCGCCGAAGCGTACGGTGGCGCATGGTCAGGAACAGAATTCGTCCTCACGCACCGACCCGACGAGATCGCCGACGATCCGACGATCATCCCGCTCAACGTCGACATCGTCGAGGCCGTCCGCCGTGCCAAAGTCATCGCCGATGGCAAGGACGTGCAGATCATCAGCGCGGACATCGCCCGCCAAGCGCTCGAGCACGACCTCATCGATGAGCTGCAGGTCTTCGTCGCCCCGGTGTTCCTCGGCGACGGCATCCGGATCTTCGACATCCCCGGCGGCCGACGCTACGACTGGGAACTCGTCGAGACGTACAAGGGTGCAGAGAGGAGCTTCGGCCGGAGGTATCGACCCCGGCGCGACTAG